The genomic window AAGTAGGTCCCGGATGGCAACTGCGAGAGATCGAGGGAGTAGAAATCCCCCGCCTTTTCAAGGCGGGGGAAGGTTGACCCACCCGCTTCGAGCACATCCGCCCCCAGCACATTGAGCACGCTCACCCGTTCGATCGCAGTACCGCCCGAGCGAATCGTAACAAGCCCGGTCGCTGGATTCGGATAAATCGAAAGCGTATCCTGCGGCTGAGGCGTTGCCTGCACCACGCTCTTCGCCTCAGCCACCATCTCCGAGATCGGGCGCATGGCGGTATAGTAGGGAAATCCGAGAGCCGTGTTGACGAAAAGTAGCGTATCGAAGACGCACAGGGAATTGACCTGATAATACTTGCCAAGGCCATCGTTCTCCTGGCGCCAGGTGTTGCCTGAGTCGATGGATACAT from Bacteroidota bacterium includes these protein-coding regions:
- a CDS encoding T9SS type A sorting domain-containing protein, producing the protein FAANGPIIRSTDSGSNWTQLSLTANTSRLASSGPYLFAGTDSGVYVSIDSGNTWRQENDGLGKYYQVNSLCVFDTLLFVNTALGFPYYTAMRPISEMVAEAKSVVQATPQPQDTLSIYPNPATGLVTIRSGGTAIERVSVLNVLGADVLEAGGSTFPRLEKAGDFYSLDLSQLPSGTYFLRIETAKESVLRKVVRE